One window from the genome of Pseudobdellovibrionaceae bacterium encodes:
- the mfd gene encoding transcription-repair coupling factor has product MSSSLVFEQLITKNLEKKDWTYKQIEGTSSLVPLTLLLKSNPQFIPGYKHLLLVEEDHEARTLVQYLESQNLNCLYLPDFDVSPYSGLSPRSDLSSQRLRFLHHISTASSDYSIYVTTMTALSLKTLPKDHLDQNTYNFKVGEELPDPIQEFLTLLGYRSVSIVEQPGQYSMKGGILDIFSPAHTLPIRIELFGDEIHTFRYFNVETQRSETKELSCFTLIPAKETFYTTENPSSLFKYLNAVTSDRKVAKEDLEQTQFAIRNQRDFVGQEFFLKGFWDKFSLAKDFFPQHLICWLPNKEILLNKWQVALESLQQEYQNDLESLIHPKVEDLYSIKSADILPEKHTFLLDEILLKDLEEIEATDEDHLIKYSCTTLKESLAKIRALKGNFKDLQIFLASQFQNWKQQGFNLIISAPQDFAFQRAEQLCAGIEQEYTKGLNIHEAIQTSLHNDAPSIFITKEPCLDTLKLNEENLILLRFKDLFGKTISRSSQNSSADYFKKLDAIRFGEIKSGDFLVHIQHGLGCFEGLKIMDIQGVTSEFLEIRYKDKDKLYLPVHRINQIKLYNGPHNETLLDKLGGSTWEKAKIKVKNHIRDVANDLLQMYAERSLKKRSPYKITDSDLFAFENEFPFDETEDQIKAIHDIRSDLLTDKPMDRLVCGDVGFGKTEVAMRAAFQVLLSGKQVAVLAPTTVLTFQHFRSFKKRLAHWGFNIKSLNRFVSPKEVKETLRLLKTGEVDLVVGTHRLLSQDVEFKNLGLLICDEEQKFGVKHKEKIRKLKTEVDTLILSATPIPRTLNMGLMGLRDLSLITTAPIDRQPTRTFVTKYNPEIIKKAIYSEIQRGGQVYYVHNRVQSIYGIYDELRNLMPDVRIAVGHGQMAEHELEKVMLAFFNHEIDVLLSTTIIESGVDIPNANTMFIDQAQQFGLSQLYQLRGRVGRSKNKAYCYLIIPKGRQIEKDALERLKILQENTALGSGIRIAHYDLELRGAGNLLGEDQSGHVNVVGYDLYMELLQQAVAEVQGKKLNTHLDPEINISLPALIPSDYIPDIRMRLSFYKALSTIESPEEIDQIEEEMRDQYGTLPDAVLNLFMMMLVKKICKDKGIKEVGSGPKNLSLKFDTSTTMSIDRILALTRQENKKYKLLPDDRLLIRMNEITWPRIYDEINFL; this is encoded by the coding sequence ATGAGTTCCTCACTTGTTTTTGAACAACTGATTACAAAGAATTTAGAGAAAAAAGATTGGACCTATAAGCAAATCGAGGGCACATCCTCTTTGGTCCCATTGACTCTATTACTCAAAAGCAATCCTCAGTTTATCCCTGGCTACAAACATCTCCTTTTGGTTGAAGAGGACCACGAAGCCCGCACATTGGTGCAATATCTTGAGTCTCAAAACCTCAATTGTCTGTACTTACCTGACTTTGATGTCAGCCCCTACTCTGGGCTTTCACCAAGAAGCGATCTTTCTTCTCAGCGTTTACGATTTTTACATCATATTTCTACGGCATCTAGTGATTACTCCATTTACGTAACCACAATGACTGCTTTAAGTCTTAAGACTCTTCCTAAAGATCACTTGGATCAAAACACTTATAACTTCAAAGTGGGGGAAGAACTCCCCGATCCTATTCAAGAATTTTTAACACTTTTAGGTTATCGCTCTGTAAGCATTGTAGAACAACCTGGTCAATACAGTATGAAAGGTGGAATCCTCGACATTTTTTCACCTGCACACACTCTTCCTATACGAATCGAACTGTTCGGAGATGAAATTCATACTTTTAGGTACTTTAATGTAGAAACACAAAGGTCTGAAACTAAAGAGCTTTCTTGCTTCACTCTTATCCCAGCAAAAGAAACCTTTTACACAACAGAAAACCCCTCTTCACTGTTTAAGTATTTAAATGCTGTCACCTCAGATCGTAAAGTTGCTAAAGAAGATCTGGAACAAACTCAATTTGCTATCAGAAATCAAAGAGATTTTGTTGGACAAGAGTTCTTTTTAAAAGGCTTTTGGGACAAGTTTTCTTTGGCTAAAGATTTTTTTCCCCAACATTTAATATGTTGGCTTCCTAATAAGGAGATTCTTCTTAACAAATGGCAAGTTGCCCTAGAGTCTCTACAGCAAGAGTACCAGAATGACCTTGAAAGTTTGATCCACCCTAAAGTTGAGGACCTGTACTCTATTAAATCTGCTGACATCCTTCCAGAGAAACATACCTTTTTATTGGATGAAATTTTGCTTAAAGACCTCGAAGAAATTGAAGCCACAGATGAAGATCACCTTATTAAATATTCCTGTACTACACTTAAAGAGTCCTTAGCTAAGATTCGTGCTTTAAAAGGCAACTTTAAGGATTTACAAATATTTTTAGCCTCACAATTCCAAAACTGGAAGCAACAAGGGTTTAATTTGATCATCTCAGCTCCTCAAGATTTCGCCTTCCAAAGAGCAGAGCAACTGTGTGCAGGTATAGAACAAGAGTACACTAAAGGCTTAAACATTCATGAAGCTATCCAAACCTCTTTGCATAATGATGCCCCTTCGATTTTCATCACTAAAGAACCTTGTTTGGATACACTTAAACTCAATGAAGAAAATTTAATTCTTTTAAGATTCAAAGATCTATTCGGAAAAACCATTTCAAGATCATCACAAAATAGCAGTGCCGACTATTTCAAAAAACTCGATGCGATACGATTTGGTGAGATCAAATCTGGTGATTTTTTAGTCCACATTCAACACGGATTAGGTTGCTTTGAAGGCCTTAAAATCATGGATATACAGGGTGTCACTTCTGAGTTTTTGGAAATCAGGTACAAAGATAAAGACAAACTCTACTTACCCGTCCATCGTATCAATCAAATTAAACTTTATAATGGTCCTCACAATGAAACACTCCTAGATAAACTTGGTGGTAGTACATGGGAAAAGGCCAAGATCAAAGTCAAAAACCATATTCGAGATGTAGCAAATGATCTGCTCCAGATGTATGCAGAAAGAAGCCTTAAAAAAAGATCACCTTATAAAATTACAGATTCTGATCTTTTTGCATTTGAAAACGAATTTCCTTTTGACGAAACAGAGGACCAAATTAAGGCCATCCACGACATTCGTTCTGACTTATTAACAGATAAACCTATGGATCGACTGGTATGCGGAGATGTCGGTTTTGGTAAAACCGAAGTTGCCATGAGAGCTGCTTTTCAAGTTTTATTGTCTGGTAAACAAGTAGCTGTCCTTGCCCCTACTACTGTTTTGACCTTTCAACATTTTCGATCTTTTAAAAAACGCCTTGCTCATTGGGGTTTTAACATTAAAAGTCTCAATCGTTTTGTTTCACCCAAAGAAGTCAAAGAGACACTCAGGCTGCTTAAGACTGGCGAAGTTGATCTTGTTGTGGGCACTCATAGGCTATTGAGCCAAGATGTTGAATTCAAAAATTTAGGTTTACTCATCTGTGATGAAGAACAGAAATTCGGCGTAAAACATAAAGAAAAAATTAGAAAACTCAAAACCGAGGTGGACACCCTAATTCTTTCTGCAACACCTATTCCACGCACATTGAATATGGGTCTTATGGGACTCAGAGACTTAAGTTTAATCACCACAGCACCCATCGACCGACAACCTACACGTACCTTCGTTACTAAATATAATCCTGAAATTATTAAAAAAGCCATTTACTCAGAAATTCAACGGGGTGGGCAGGTTTACTATGTTCACAACCGCGTACAAAGTATTTATGGCATATATGACGAACTTAGAAACCTTATGCCTGATGTAAGAATTGCGGTGGGACATGGTCAAATGGCCGAACATGAATTGGAAAAAGTCATGCTGGCTTTTTTTAACCATGAAATCGATGTTTTACTTTCAACCACCATCATTGAATCTGGCGTGGACATTCCAAATGCAAACACCATGTTTATTGATCAAGCTCAACAGTTCGGTCTGAGCCAGTTGTATCAACTTAGGGGCCGCGTAGGTCGAAGTAAAAATAAAGCGTATTGCTATTTGATCATACCCAAAGGACGTCAAATTGAAAAAGATGCTTTAGAGCGCCTTAAAATTCTACAAGAAAATACAGCTCTTGGAAGTGGAATACGTATTGCACATTACGACCTTGAGCTGCGTGGCGCAGGAAATCTACTTGGCGAAGATCAATCTGGTCATGTGAATGTTGTAGGGTATGATTTATATATGGAACTTCTACAACAAGCAGTAGCGGAGGTTCAGGGTAAAAAATTAAACACTCATCTTGACCCTGAAATCAATATTTCTTTACCTGCATTGATTCCTAGCGATTATATTCCAGATATTAGAATGCGACTCTCCTTTTATAAAGCACTGTCCACTATTGAATCACCAGAAGAGATTGATCAAATTGAAGAGGAAATGCGAGACCAATATGGCACACTACCAGATGCCGTTCTTAATTTATTTATGATGATGCTTGTGAAAAAAATCTGTAAAGACAAAGGAATCAAAGAGGTCGGTTCTGGGCCCAAAAATCTTAGTCTTAAATTTGATACTTCGACAACCATGTCTATTGATAGAATTCTTGCTCTTACACGACAAGAAAATAAAAAATACAAATTACTGCCTGATGATCGACTTCTGATCCGAATGAATGAGATCACTTGGCCAAGAATTTACGATGAAATCAATTTCTTATAA
- the atpC gene encoding ATP synthase F1 subunit epsilon: MSLKLSIVTPVKKVVTDLEIESVTIPAYKGEVTILDQHASLITTLESGVLSYKAKGSTEEQRISVSWGYCEILGGEISVLAETAETKNEVDTERAKLAIEKSIEAMAQTEDVEVIEKYNRKLKRAEARLNL, from the coding sequence ATGAGCTTAAAACTATCTATTGTCACACCCGTTAAGAAAGTAGTTACAGACTTAGAAATCGAGTCTGTAACCATTCCTGCTTATAAAGGTGAGGTTACTATCTTGGATCAACATGCCTCTTTAATTACAACTCTTGAGTCAGGTGTTTTATCTTATAAAGCCAAAGGCAGTACAGAAGAGCAAAGAATTTCTGTAAGCTGGGGTTATTGTGAGATTCTAGGAGGAGAGATCTCTGTCCTTGCAGAAACAGCTGAGACCAAGAACGAAGTCGATACGGAAAGAGCAAAGTTGGCCATTGAGAAGTCAATAGAGGCCATGGCTCAAACAGAAGATGTTGAAGTCATCGAGAAGTACAACCGTAAACTTAAGAGAGCAGAAGCGCGTTTAAATCTGTAA